One segment of Pelecanus crispus isolate bPelCri1 chromosome 2, bPelCri1.pri, whole genome shotgun sequence DNA contains the following:
- the NDC80 gene encoding kinetochore protein NDC80 homolog has product MRRSSSIAGSSGRQSMMALRVQDNNKMGLQTPQMKDRGTFGKLSMSKPTPGTSERKVSFFGKRASGAGGSRNSQYGVFGTEKIKDPRPLHDKAFIQQCIKQLCEFLVENGYAHNVSVKSLQSPSVKDFLKIFTFIYGFLCPSYELPDSKFEEEIPRVFKELGYPFPLSKSSMYTVGAPHTWPQIVTALVWLIDCVKLYAAMRENAPSFDDGQNWGGETDDGIVHNKLFMDYSVKCYELFMKGRDTFEELDAEVQSKLKDLFNIDEFQIEGLAADNKRLHEEIARLEKEKESEPDRRVSLRNLKSSLQADVQKYQAYLANLESHIAILDQKLEGVNEEVETVEMEVEAMKQENARLQHIFDNQKYSVADIERINHERNELQQTINKLTKEVEAEEHQLWNEELKYARNKEAIEMQLAEYHKLARKLKLIPVSAENSKGHDFEIQFNPEAGPNCLVKYRTQIKAPLMEIINQTEEEIRKATQRKMTLEDTLEQVNVMVVDKKSSVKMLKEEAEKLDDLYHQKLKEAEEEEQKCANELELLEKHKQLLESGVNEGLSEATNELHDLQRQYQVVMQTTTEESRKAGDNLNRLLEVIATHVVSIEKYLDEQNAKIDRDYEEFMSEDLLSILTGILGSYKKKAESL; this is encoded by the exons ATGAGACGAAGCTCAAGTATTGCCGGAAGCAGTGGTCGGCAATCTATGATGGCACTGAGAGTGCAGGACAACAACAAAATGGGTCTTCAAACACCTCAGAT GAAGGACAGAGGTACGTTTGGTAAGCTGAGCATGAGCAAACCTACACCTGGAACTTCAGAAAGGAAAGTCAGCTTCTTTGGGAAGAG aGCTAGTGGAGCTGGAGGTTCACGCAACAGTCAGTATGGTGTGTTCGGTACAGAAAAGATCAAGGATCCCAGGCCGCTTCATGACAAGGCATTCATCCAACAATGTATCAAGCAGCTTTGTGAG TTTCTTGTTGAGAATGGTTACGCCCATAATGTTTCTGTGAAATCACTACAGTCTCCATCGGTTAAGGACTTTTTGAAAATCTTCACTTTTATCTATGGATTCCTCTGCCCTTCTTACGAACTGCCTGACTCAAAATTTGAAGAGGAAATTCCCAGAGTTTTTAAAGAGCTTGG GTACCCTTTTCCTTTGTCAAAAAGTTCCATGTACACAGTGGGAGCACCACACACGTGGCCTCAGATTGTGACAGCCTTGGTTTGGTTAATTGATTGTGTCAAG TTGTATGCTGCCATGAGGGAAAATGCACCATCATTTGATGATGGACAGAACTGGGGAGGAGAGACAGATGATGGAATTGTGCATAATAAG cttttcatgGACTACTCTGTGAAGTGCTATGAGCTCTTCATGAAAGGCAGAGATACTTTTGAAGAATTGGATGCAGAAGTGCAGTCAAAATTAA AGGATTTATTTAATATAGATGAATTCCAGATAGAAGGTTTAGCAGCTGACAACAAAAGACTTCATGAAGAGATTGCaagactagaaaaagaaaaggaaagcgAGCCG GATCGTAGAGTATCCCTACGAAACCTGAAATCGTCTCTTCAAGCAGATGTCCAGAAATACCAGGCTTATTTGGCTAATCTGGAATCTCATATAGCCATCCTTGATCAAAAACTGGAAGGTGTTAATGAGGAAGTTGAGACAGTGG AAATGGAAGTAGAAGCAATGAAGCAGGAAAATGCCCGGCTCCAGCACATCTTTGATAACCAAAAGTACTCAGTTGCGGACATTGAGAGAATAAATCATGAGAGAAATGAGTTGCAGCAAACCATTAACAAGCTGACTAAGGAAGTGGAAGCAGAAGAACATCAGCTATGGAATGAAGAACTAAAATATGCTAGGAATAAAGAGGCG ATTGAAATGCAACTGGCAGAGTATCATAAACTGGCTCGAAAGCTGAAATTAATTCCAGTAAGTGCTGAGAATTCCAAAGGCCACGACTTTGAGATTCAGTTTAATCCTGAGGCAGGACCAAATTGCCTAGTCAAATACAGAACTCAGATCAAG GCTCCCCTTATGGAGATCATAAACCAGACTGAGGAAGAAATTAGGAAAGCCACTCAACGGAAGATGACTTTGGAAGATACTTTGGAACAG GTGAATGTAATGGTAGTGGACAAGAAAAGCAGtgtgaaaatgctgaaagaagaAGCTGAAAAGCTGGATGATCTTTACCATCAGAAGCTTAAG GAGGCAGAAGAAGAAGAGCAAAAATGTGCAAATGAACTGGAATTGTTAGAGAAGCATAAGCAATTACTTGAGAGTGGTGTCAATGAAGGTCTCAGTGAAGCCACAAATGAATTGCATGATCTTCAACGACA ATATCAAGTTGTTATGCAAACAACAACAGAAGAGAGCCGGAAAGCTGGTGATAACCTGAATCGTCTTCTAGAAGTGATAGCTACTCATGTAGTATCTATAGAG AAATATCTTGATGAACAGAATGCGAAAATTGACAGAGACTATGAAGAATTTATGTCTGAAGATCTATTGTCAATCTTGACCGGAATTCTAGGCAGTTATAAAAAGAAGGCTGAAAGTCTGTAA
- the METTL4 gene encoding N(6)-adenine-specific methyltransferase METTL4 isoform X1, with protein sequence MSVVHQLTAGWLVDHLSFINQCGYEIRDSFAYPGSVTLNTSVTSTEDVHATSSFAATSSSGDGPIPGPGDAVETEGKRAKTRYVFREEFFDICEPHIAAAPEERLWQGCTEVSLTEIKANSNREEHQEGTKSGVGDSVASPRKKRKRKCVFNQGELDALEYHSKVRKLIWEGTFHLVQEGLKSGFLHHTTAELSCRKNVVLEHIGCGLAELCEMAKQFPAVNESDHQAVHMLDDETSIPEQDLLSCVTENSSNCAKIVVLMGQKYLVPPKSSFLLSDISCLQPLLNYKKKYDVIVIDPPWENKSVKRSNRYSYLSSWQIKKIPVPALAAPNCLLVTWVTNRQKHLRFVKDELYPHWSVKTLAEWHWVKITRAGEFVLPLDSLHKKPYEVLILGRVQGDVKEALRKSEDVLPIPEHKLIVSIPCSLHSHKPPLTEVLAEFMKPDVECLELFARNLQPGWTSWGNEVLKFQHIDYFTLLQNEN encoded by the exons ATGTCTGTGGTACATCAGCTGACAGCAGGGTGGCTTGTGGATCATCTTTCTTTCATCAACCAGTGTGGCTATGAGATCCGTGACTCCTTTGCATACCCTGGTAGTGTCACTCTCAATACTTCTGTCACTTCTACTGAAGATGTTCATGCTACTTCTAGCTTTGCTGCCACCTCCTCATCAGGAGATGGTCCTATTCCTGGTCCTGGAGATGCGGTAGAAACAGAAGGTAAAAGAGCAAAAACAAGATATGTGTTTCGCGAGGAGTTCTTTGACATTTGTGAGCCCCATATAGCTGCAGCTCCTGAAGAGCGGCTGTGGCAGGGATGCACTGAGGTGAGTCTCACAGAAATAAAGGCCAACAGCAATAGAGAGGAACACCAAGAAGGAACCAAGAGTGGCGTCGGAGATTCTGTTGCCAGTCCTAGGAAG AAACGTAAAAGGAAATGTGTATTCAACCAAGGTGAACTGGATGCTTTAGAATACCATTCAAAG GTCAGGAAGCTCATTTGGGAAGGCACTTTCCATTTAGTCCAAGAAGGGCTCAAAAGTGGTTTTCTTCATCATACTACTGCAGAACTCAGTTGCAGGAAGAATGTTGTACTTGAACACATTGGCTGTGGGTTGGCTGAATTATGTGAAATGGCAAAGCAGTTTCCAGCTGTGAATGAAAGTGACCATCAAGCTGTACATATGTTAGATGATGAAACCTCCATTCCAGAGCAGGACCTGCTTTCGTGTGTTACAGAAAACAGCTCAAACTGTGCAAAAATAGTTGTGTTAATGGGGCAGAAGTACTTGGTGCCACCAAAAAGCAGTTTCCTTTTATCTGATATTTCATGTTTACAGCCCCTGCTGAACT acaagaaaaaatatgatgTAATTGTGATTGATCCACCATGGGAGAACAAGTCCGTTAAAAGGAGTAACAG ATACAGCTACTTGTCTTCATGGCAAATCAAGAAGATTCCTGTACCAGCACTAGCTGCTCCAAATTGTCTTCTAGTCACGTGGGTGACTAATAGACAGAAGCACTTACGTTTTGTTAAGGATGAACTTTATCCTCATTGGTCTGTGAAAACACTTGCTGAGTGGCACTGGGTAAAA ATTACAAGAGCTGGAGAATTTGTATTGCCTTTGGATTCTTTACACAAAAAGCCCTATGAAGTTCTTATATTGGGGCGAGTTCAAGGAGACGTAAAGGAAGCCTTAAG GAAATCTGAAGATGTACTTCCAATTCCAGAACATAAGTTAATTGTCAGCATACCCTGCAGTCTGCATTCACATAAACCCCCTCTTACtg AGGTTCTGGCAGAGTTTATGAAGCCAGATGTGGAATGCTTGGAGTTGTTTGCTCGCAACCTACAGCCTGGCTGGACCAGCTGGGGCAACGAGGTTTTGAAGTTTCAGCACATTGATTACTTCACTCTTCTGCAGAATGAAAACTGA
- the METTL4 gene encoding N(6)-adenine-specific methyltransferase METTL4 isoform X2, which produces MSVVHQLTAGWLVDHLSFINQCGYEIRDSFAYPGSVTLNTSVTSTEDVHATSSFAATSSSGDGPIPGPGDAVETEGKRAKTRYVFREEFFDICEPHIAAAPEERLWQGCTEVSLTEIKANSNREEHQEGTKSGVGDSVASPRKKRKRKCVFNQGELDALEYHSKVRKLIWEGTFHLVQEGLKSGFLHHTTAELSCRKNVVLEHIGCGLAELCEMAKQFPAVNESDHQAVHMLDDETSIPEQDLLSCVTENSSNCAKIVVLMGQKYLVPPKSSFLLSDISCLQPLLNYKKKYDVIVIDPPWENKSVKRSNRYSYLSSWQIKKIPVPALAAPNCLLVTWVTNRQKHLRFVKDELYPHWSVKTLAEWHWVKITRAGEFVLPLDSLHKKPYEVLILGRVQGDVKEALRGSGRVYEARCGMLGVVCSQPTAWLDQLGQRGFEVSAH; this is translated from the exons ATGTCTGTGGTACATCAGCTGACAGCAGGGTGGCTTGTGGATCATCTTTCTTTCATCAACCAGTGTGGCTATGAGATCCGTGACTCCTTTGCATACCCTGGTAGTGTCACTCTCAATACTTCTGTCACTTCTACTGAAGATGTTCATGCTACTTCTAGCTTTGCTGCCACCTCCTCATCAGGAGATGGTCCTATTCCTGGTCCTGGAGATGCGGTAGAAACAGAAGGTAAAAGAGCAAAAACAAGATATGTGTTTCGCGAGGAGTTCTTTGACATTTGTGAGCCCCATATAGCTGCAGCTCCTGAAGAGCGGCTGTGGCAGGGATGCACTGAGGTGAGTCTCACAGAAATAAAGGCCAACAGCAATAGAGAGGAACACCAAGAAGGAACCAAGAGTGGCGTCGGAGATTCTGTTGCCAGTCCTAGGAAG AAACGTAAAAGGAAATGTGTATTCAACCAAGGTGAACTGGATGCTTTAGAATACCATTCAAAG GTCAGGAAGCTCATTTGGGAAGGCACTTTCCATTTAGTCCAAGAAGGGCTCAAAAGTGGTTTTCTTCATCATACTACTGCAGAACTCAGTTGCAGGAAGAATGTTGTACTTGAACACATTGGCTGTGGGTTGGCTGAATTATGTGAAATGGCAAAGCAGTTTCCAGCTGTGAATGAAAGTGACCATCAAGCTGTACATATGTTAGATGATGAAACCTCCATTCCAGAGCAGGACCTGCTTTCGTGTGTTACAGAAAACAGCTCAAACTGTGCAAAAATAGTTGTGTTAATGGGGCAGAAGTACTTGGTGCCACCAAAAAGCAGTTTCCTTTTATCTGATATTTCATGTTTACAGCCCCTGCTGAACT acaagaaaaaatatgatgTAATTGTGATTGATCCACCATGGGAGAACAAGTCCGTTAAAAGGAGTAACAG ATACAGCTACTTGTCTTCATGGCAAATCAAGAAGATTCCTGTACCAGCACTAGCTGCTCCAAATTGTCTTCTAGTCACGTGGGTGACTAATAGACAGAAGCACTTACGTTTTGTTAAGGATGAACTTTATCCTCATTGGTCTGTGAAAACACTTGCTGAGTGGCACTGGGTAAAA ATTACAAGAGCTGGAGAATTTGTATTGCCTTTGGATTCTTTACACAAAAAGCCCTATGAAGTTCTTATATTGGGGCGAGTTCAAGGAGACGTAAAGGAAGCCTTAAG AGGTTCTGGCAGAGTTTATGAAGCCAGATGTGGAATGCTTGGAGTTGTTTGCTCGCAACCTACAGCCTGGCTGGACCAGCTGGGGCAACGAGGTTTTGAAGTTTCAGCACATTGA